A window of Azospirillum lipoferum 4B contains these coding sequences:
- a CDS encoding histidine phosphatase family protein, producing MTDRFHFVRHGQTEDNRRGVRCGGDRDIALTEQGIEQARRAAERFRAQGHDCGLVIAGPLQRTAVTGALFAEALGVPLLSRDWLRERRLGEWNGLPIDLTRPWFAVGETPPGGESEGAFAARVLDGVEELVDPAADLLARRPLLVGSKGIGRILLHRLAGRPGVELENCEVVAFTRLSAPPGGPGRWRCDQLERLAGCAA from the coding sequence ATGACCGACCGCTTCCATTTCGTGCGCCACGGCCAGACCGAGGACAACCGCCGTGGCGTGCGCTGCGGCGGCGACCGCGACATCGCGCTGACCGAACAAGGCATTGAGCAGGCTCGCCGGGCTGCGGAGCGATTCCGCGCCCAGGGGCACGACTGCGGCCTGGTGATCGCCGGGCCACTGCAGCGCACCGCGGTCACCGGCGCCCTGTTCGCCGAGGCGCTGGGCGTCCCGCTTCTCTCCCGCGACTGGTTGCGCGAGCGCCGGCTGGGGGAGTGGAACGGGCTGCCGATCGACCTGACCCGCCCCTGGTTCGCCGTCGGCGAGACCCCGCCGGGCGGCGAGAGCGAGGGCGCGTTCGCCGCGCGCGTCCTCGACGGCGTGGAGGAACTCGTCGACCCCGCCGCCGACCTGCTGGCCCGCCGGCCGCTGCTGGTCGGCAGCAAGGGCATCGGCCGCATCCTGCTGCACCGTCTGGCCGGCCGGCCGGGGGTGGAGCTGGAGAATTGCGAAGTCGTGGCCTTCACCCGTCTGTCCGCCCCGCCGGGCGGGCCGGGGCGGTGGCGCTGCGACCAGCTGGAAAGGCTGGCCGGATGCGCCGCCTGA
- a CDS encoding alpha/beta fold hydrolase: protein MPDQMLVEPLCTMPALPSCGSKPLPADGRHGRAMEALRATLDALGIGSVEEINWKTYDTIMRVIEPLIGAGHTLRHFDYTHSAALQPGTVERLRSDYSIRLAYTEWGSPQNPALICLGGIANSARRFDYVARALSRHYHVLCLDWAGRGRSGWLADQSDYSFDANVAQVLALIRHKRLGSVTLLGSSLGGNVAMRVAAEAPELVDGLILNDIGPFIPNERRRRRAESVARHYVFRHPAQLFHRTGAAQKNDGPVDDTVLLHNSFHQTRWSEENGGRVYRHDIRALQCYRDGAAQDHDQWDDWQRVSCPVLLVHGMMSDALQESTIARMMEKPRVSVVHVPDVGHTPTLSDPLHIDTLRRWIATPHGLPAESTIGWTAGADRILFR, encoded by the coding sequence ATGCCTGACCAGATGCTCGTGGAGCCGCTTTGCACCATGCCGGCCCTGCCGTCCTGCGGCAGCAAGCCCCTTCCCGCCGATGGCCGCCATGGCCGCGCGATGGAGGCGCTGCGCGCCACGCTTGATGCGCTCGGCATCGGATCGGTCGAAGAGATCAACTGGAAGACCTATGACACGATCATGCGGGTGATCGAGCCGCTGATCGGCGCCGGCCACACGCTCCGCCATTTCGACTACACCCACAGCGCCGCGCTGCAGCCCGGCACGGTGGAGCGGTTGCGCAGCGACTACAGCATCCGACTCGCCTATACGGAATGGGGCAGCCCGCAGAATCCGGCGCTGATCTGCCTCGGCGGCATCGCCAACTCGGCCCGGCGCTTCGACTATGTCGCCCGTGCCCTGTCGCGCCATTACCATGTCCTGTGCCTGGACTGGGCGGGGCGCGGCCGCAGCGGCTGGCTGGCGGACCAGTCCGACTACAGCTTCGACGCCAATGTCGCCCAGGTGCTGGCGCTGATCCGGCACAAGCGGCTGGGGTCGGTCACGCTGCTCGGCTCCTCGCTCGGCGGCAATGTCGCCATGCGGGTGGCGGCCGAGGCGCCGGAGCTGGTCGACGGGCTGATCCTCAACGACATCGGCCCCTTCATCCCGAACGAGCGTCGCCGCCGCCGCGCCGAATCGGTCGCCCGCCACTATGTCTTCCGCCATCCGGCGCAGCTGTTCCACCGCACCGGCGCCGCCCAGAAGAACGACGGGCCGGTGGACGATACCGTGCTTCTGCACAACAGCTTCCACCAGACCCGCTGGTCGGAGGAGAATGGCGGCCGCGTCTACCGCCACGACATCCGCGCGCTGCAATGCTACCGCGACGGCGCCGCCCAGGACCATGACCAGTGGGACGACTGGCAGCGGGTATCCTGCCCGGTGCTGCTAGTCCACGGCATGATGAGCGACGCCCTGCAAGAGTCGACCATCGCGCGGATGATGGAGAAGCCGCGGGTCAGCGTCGTCCATGTGCCGGACGTCGGCCATACCCCGACGCTGAGCGATCCGCTGCACATCGACACCCTGCGCCGCTGGATCGCGACTCCCCATGGCTTGCCGGCGGAAAGCACCATCGGCTGGACCGCGGGCGCCGACCGCATCCTGTTCCGCTGA